The Actinobacillus equuli genome includes a window with the following:
- the tolR gene encoding colicin uptake protein TolR: MSYRRKRNDIKSEINIVPFLDVLLVLLLIFMATAPVISQSVEVNLPEDKHSQSVSNEDKTPVILQVADVGLYKLKIDGNFVQGSSGQEALGEQEVVAYAGEAFQKDPNTLFLVAAEKDIPYEEVIKGIVLLKDAGIKNAGLMTQGK; this comes from the coding sequence ATGTCTTACCGTCGTAAACGTAATGACATTAAATCTGAAATCAATATCGTGCCATTTTTGGACGTATTGCTTGTACTATTACTTATCTTCATGGCAACCGCACCGGTTATCAGCCAAAGCGTTGAGGTTAATTTACCAGAAGATAAACATAGTCAATCGGTATCTAATGAAGATAAAACGCCCGTCATTTTGCAAGTTGCGGATGTCGGTTTATATAAATTAAAAATTGACGGTAACTTTGTACAAGGGAGTAGCGGACAGGAAGCGTTAGGTGAGCAAGAAGTTGTTGCGTATGCCGGTGAAGCATTCCAGAAAGATCCGAATACTCTTTTCCTTGTGGCGGCAGAGAAAGATATTCCTTATGAAGAAGTTATCAAAGGAATTGTTCTTTTAAAAGATGCGGGTATTAAAAATGCTGGGTTAATGACCCAAGGCAAATAG
- the tolQ gene encoding protein TolQ: protein METDFNLVSLFMQASIVVKIVILILITFSILSWAVIIQRSRILTAAKKDALAFENKFWSGEDLHRLHEGLENRRDGLTGSEQIFYAGFKEYMRLQQVNSDAPEATMKGSSRAMNLALNREIENLESYIPFLGTVGSISPYIGLFGTVWGIMHSFMGLSAVKQATLQSVAPGIAEALIATAIGLFAAIPAVMAYNRLSLRVNKLEQDYANFIDEFTTILHRQAFSKK, encoded by the coding sequence ATGGAAACTGATTTTAACCTTGTTTCGCTGTTTATGCAGGCAAGTATTGTTGTTAAGATTGTTATTTTAATCTTAATCACGTTCTCAATTTTATCTTGGGCTGTCATTATTCAACGTAGCCGTATTTTAACCGCGGCAAAGAAAGATGCGTTAGCGTTTGAAAATAAATTCTGGTCAGGTGAAGATTTACATCGCTTACATGAAGGTTTAGAAAATCGTCGTGATGGCTTAACCGGTTCAGAGCAAATTTTCTATGCTGGTTTTAAAGAGTATATGCGTTTACAGCAAGTAAACTCGGATGCGCCTGAAGCGACCATGAAAGGTTCTAGCCGAGCGATGAACTTAGCGTTAAACCGTGAAATTGAAAATTTAGAAAGCTACATTCCATTTTTAGGAACAGTAGGTTCAATCAGTCCTTATATCGGTTTATTCGGTACGGTATGGGGGATTATGCACTCATTTATGGGCTTAAGTGCAGTAAAACAGGCAACCTTACAATCAGTTGCTCCGGGTATTGCGGAAGCTTTGATTGCAACAGCAATCGGCTTATTCGCTGCAATTCCAGCAGTTATGGCATACAATCGTTTAAGTTTACGTGTAAATAAACTAGAACAAGATTATGCTAATTTTATTGATGAATTTACTACTATTTTACATCGCCAAGCATTTTCTAAAAAATAA
- the ybgC gene encoding tol-pal system-associated acyl-CoA thioesterase, with protein MNFPIRVYYEDTDAGGVVYHANYICFFERARTEYLRQVGFSQQQLLAGSFAFVVKKLEIDYKIPARLDDLLRVETVVTELKKATIVFQQQLWRDDICLSEAKVTVASVDLTKMKPVAIPDEICQALQAV; from the coding sequence ATGAATTTCCCGATTAGAGTTTATTATGAAGATACGGATGCCGGAGGCGTGGTTTACCATGCGAATTACATCTGTTTTTTTGAGCGTGCACGCACAGAGTATTTACGCCAAGTAGGTTTCTCTCAGCAACAATTATTGGCCGGCTCATTTGCTTTTGTCGTAAAAAAATTAGAAATTGATTATAAAATTCCTGCTCGTTTAGATGATTTACTCAGAGTCGAAACAGTCGTAACTGAGTTAAAAAAAGCAACGATTGTATTTCAACAACAATTATGGCGTGATGATATTTGTTTAAGTGAAGCAAAAGTCACCGTTGCAAGTGTTGATTTAACAAAAATGAAGCCTGTGGCGATCCCTGATGAGATATGTCAGGCACTACAAGCGGTCTAA
- the ybgE gene encoding cyd operon protein YbgE, which produces MIHSFYNLTRKGWLKALSFILAGVLFAMILLNANLFAQHFGRHIPYLAILAFYGMAILWIHGIGFEIQSAIWRLVFLPITGYLIVISSLSYLISLR; this is translated from the coding sequence ATGATTCATTCGTTCTATAATTTAACAAGAAAGGGCTGGCTAAAGGCCCTTTCTTTTATTCTTGCAGGTGTGCTATTTGCAATGATATTGCTGAATGCAAATCTATTTGCCCAGCATTTTGGTAGGCATATCCCTTATTTAGCGATATTAGCCTTCTATGGCATGGCTATTTTGTGGATTCATGGAATTGGCTTTGAAATTCAAAGTGCGATTTGGCGTCTAGTCTTTTTACCTATAACAGGCTATTTAATTGTCATTAGTTCATTGAGTTATTTAATTTCATTAAGATAG
- a CDS encoding CydX/CbdX family cytochrome bd oxidase small subunit — protein sequence MFYVTWVLGVLLAILFATVITVSIEKTGKFDE from the coding sequence ATGTTTTATGTAACTTGGGTATTAGGCGTTTTACTTGCGATTCTTTTTGCAACGGTAATTACTGTTAGCATTGAGAAAACAGGCAAATTTGACGAATAG
- the cydB gene encoding cytochrome d ubiquinol oxidase subunit II yields the protein MIDYEILRFIWWILIVVLLIGFAITDGFDMGVLTLLPVIGKSNVERRVMINTIAPHWDGNQVWLLTAGGAIFAAWPTVYATSFSGFYLAMILVLAALFFRPVGFEYRAKVDSPKWRNAWDWGLFVGGFVPSLIFGVAFGNLLQGVPFEFNNLNQVVYTGSFFGLLNPFALLCGVVSLMMLTTQGATWLQMKTTGDLRNRARATAQVTAAVVLVAFVLAGVWLSFKDGFVITSDLDHNAQSFLTNKTVAVESAAWFRNFAEMPVLWVVPALAVLGALLTIVASKVNRSGLAFFSSSIMLVGVIVTAAVSMFPFIMPSISHPEMSLTVWDSTASQYTLTVMLVVACIFVPLVLAYTIWSYIKMYGRLDAKYLEDNKASAY from the coding sequence ATGATCGATTATGAAATTCTCCGCTTTATTTGGTGGATTCTGATTGTCGTATTGCTAATCGGCTTTGCGATTACAGACGGTTTTGATATGGGCGTATTAACATTATTACCGGTGATTGGTAAAAGTAATGTTGAACGTCGAGTAATGATTAATACCATTGCTCCGCACTGGGATGGTAACCAAGTATGGTTATTAACAGCTGGTGGTGCGATCTTTGCGGCATGGCCTACGGTTTATGCGACATCATTCTCCGGTTTCTATTTAGCGATGATTCTAGTGCTAGCGGCGTTATTTTTCCGCCCGGTAGGTTTTGAATATCGTGCTAAAGTAGATAGCCCGAAATGGCGTAATGCTTGGGACTGGGGTTTATTTGTCGGTGGTTTTGTTCCGTCATTAATTTTCGGTGTTGCATTCGGTAATTTATTACAAGGCGTACCATTCGAATTTAATAACCTTAACCAAGTAGTATATACAGGTTCATTCTTCGGTTTATTAAATCCGTTCGCATTATTATGTGGTGTAGTAAGCTTAATGATGTTAACTACACAAGGTGCGACATGGTTACAAATGAAAACGACCGGTGATTTACGTAACCGTGCGAGAGCAACCGCTCAAGTTACTGCGGCAGTCGTATTAGTTGCGTTTGTATTAGCGGGTGTTTGGTTATCGTTTAAAGATGGCTTTGTGATCACAAGCGATTTAGACCACAATGCACAATCATTCTTAACTAATAAAACAGTTGCGGTTGAAAGTGCAGCATGGTTCAGAAATTTTGCTGAGATGCCGGTATTATGGGTTGTTCCTGCATTAGCGGTATTAGGTGCATTGTTAACGATTGTTGCTTCTAAAGTGAATCGTTCCGGCTTAGCATTCTTCTCATCATCAATTATGCTTGTTGGGGTTATTGTTACTGCAGCTGTATCTATGTTCCCATTCATTATGCCGTCAATTTCTCACCCGGAAATGAGCTTAACGGTTTGGGATTCAACAGCAAGTCAATATACATTAACAGTAATGTTAGTTGTTGCGTGTATCTTTGTGCCTTTAGTATTAGCTTATACTATTTGGTCATATATCAAAATGTATGGTCGCTTAGATGCTAAATACTTAGAAGATAACAAAGCAAGTGCATACTAA
- a CDS encoding cytochrome ubiquinol oxidase subunit I has protein sequence MLDVVELSRLQFALTALYHFLFVPLTLGLSFVLVVMETLYVTTGKEVYKDMTKFWGKLFGINFALGVTTGITMEFQFGMNWSYYSHYVGDIFGAPLAIEGLMAFFLESTFIGLFFFGWDRLSKGKHLLATYAVAFGSNFSALWILVANGWMQNPVGSEFNFETMRMELVSFSDLVLNPVTQSKFLHTVTAGYTCGAVFVLGISAYYILKGQDLGFAKRSFSVGASFGLMAILAVLIMGDESGYEIGKAQPTKLAAMEGEFETQPAPAAWNAFVIPNTAEMKNEFSIHIPYMAGIIATRSFDTEIKGLKDIRAINEQRVRTGIQAYALLEKLRAGNYTAEEKEAFKAVQKDLGFGLLLKQYTPNVVDATEEQIQKAAASTIPNVGPTFWAFRVMMASGGLMLLLIGFAFFQNVRGTVGKSRLFLRAMLWGIPLPWIAIESGWFLAEYGRQPWAIYEVLPTGVSNSALTTTDLWISIGLLCGLYTIFLVVEMYLMFKYGRLGPSALKTGRYHFEQSTK, from the coding sequence ATGTTAGACGTTGTTGAACTCTCGCGTTTGCAGTTTGCTTTAACTGCACTCTATCACTTCTTATTTGTGCCGTTAACATTAGGTCTTTCTTTCGTTCTCGTTGTAATGGAAACACTTTATGTAACGACAGGAAAAGAAGTCTATAAAGATATGACTAAATTCTGGGGTAAGTTATTCGGTATTAACTTTGCCCTTGGCGTAACAACTGGTATTACGATGGAATTCCAGTTTGGTATGAACTGGTCATATTATTCTCACTATGTGGGCGATATCTTTGGTGCTCCATTAGCAATTGAAGGCTTAATGGCGTTCTTCTTAGAGTCAACTTTCATTGGTTTATTCTTCTTCGGTTGGGATCGTTTATCAAAAGGTAAACATTTACTTGCGACTTATGCGGTTGCGTTCGGTTCTAACTTCTCAGCGTTATGGATCCTTGTTGCGAATGGTTGGATGCAGAATCCGGTTGGTTCTGAATTTAACTTCGAAACAATGCGAATGGAACTTGTAAGTTTCTCTGATCTCGTATTAAACCCAGTGACACAATCTAAATTCTTACATACGGTAACAGCAGGTTATACTTGTGGTGCGGTATTTGTATTAGGTATTAGTGCTTACTATATCTTAAAAGGTCAGGATCTCGGTTTTGCAAAACGTTCATTCTCAGTAGGCGCAAGCTTTGGTTTAATGGCGATTCTTGCCGTATTAATTATGGGTGATGAATCTGGTTACGAAATCGGTAAAGCACAGCCTACTAAATTAGCTGCAATGGAAGGTGAGTTTGAAACTCAACCTGCTCCAGCGGCATGGAATGCTTTTGTAATTCCTAATACCGCTGAAATGAAAAATGAATTCTCAATTCATATTCCATATATGGCAGGTATTATTGCAACACGTTCTTTTGATACTGAAATTAAAGGTTTAAAAGATATTCGTGCAATCAACGAACAACGTGTTCGTACCGGTATTCAAGCATATGCGTTACTCGAAAAATTACGTGCGGGTAACTATACTGCAGAAGAAAAAGAAGCATTCAAAGCAGTACAAAAAGACTTAGGTTTCGGCTTATTACTTAAACAATATACACCGAATGTAGTTGATGCAACTGAAGAGCAAATCCAAAAAGCTGCGGCAAGCACCATTCCTAATGTTGGCCCAACATTCTGGGCATTCCGAGTAATGATGGCTTCTGGTGGTTTGATGCTTCTATTAATTGGTTTCGCATTCTTCCAAAACGTACGTGGTACCGTTGGCAAAAGCCGTTTATTCTTAAGAGCAATGTTATGGGGTATTCCTCTTCCATGGATTGCAATTGAGTCTGGTTGGTTCTTAGCAGAGTATGGTCGTCAACCTTGGGCAATTTATGAAGTATTACCGACAGGCGTATCTAATTCTGCATTAACGACGACAGATCTTTGGATCTCAATCGGTTTACTTTGCGGCTTATATACTATCTTCCTCGTGGTTGAGATGTATTTAATGTTTAAATATGGCAGACTTGGTCCAAGTGCATTAAAGACTGGTCGTTATCATTTTGAACAATCTACAAAATAA
- a CDS encoding DUF5339 domain-containing protein, with amino-acid sequence MLKKVLISTFASFILAFTAQTAMAEVKTSSLSMAKPSVNQRLPTQCQRMFSVADKLVSDAEKQPGTHTQVAKMKSKLSSTRQQILKMETEMQQKSCNKGLTALNTLKQKH; translated from the coding sequence ATGTTAAAAAAAGTTCTTATTTCAACTTTCGCTAGCTTCATACTGGCATTCACAGCACAAACAGCGATGGCAGAGGTGAAAACTTCTTCACTTTCTATGGCAAAACCTTCTGTAAATCAAAGATTGCCAACACAATGCCAAAGAATGTTTAGTGTTGCAGATAAACTTGTTTCCGATGCGGAAAAACAACCCGGTACACATACCCAAGTTGCTAAAATGAAAAGTAAGTTATCTTCTACAAGACAACAAATCCTAAAAATGGAAACTGAAATGCAACAAAAAAGTTGTAATAAAGGTTTAACCGCTTTAAACACACTGAAACAAAAACATTAA
- the groL gene encoding chaperonin GroEL (60 kDa chaperone family; promotes refolding of misfolded polypeptides especially under stressful conditions; forms two stacked rings of heptamers to form a barrel-shaped 14mer; ends can be capped by GroES; misfolded proteins enter the barrel where they are refolded when GroES binds): protein MAAKDVKFGNDARIKMLKGVNILADAVKVTLGPKGRNVVLDKAYGAPTITKDGVSVAREIELEDKFENMGAQMVKEVASKANDAAGDGTTTATVLAQAIVNEGLKAVAAGMNPMDLKRGIDKAVVAVVEELKAISKPCETSKEIEQVGTISANSDETVGKLIAQAMEKVGKEGVITVEDGTGLDDALDVVEGMQFDRGYLSPYFINKPEAGTVELENPYIILVDKKISNIREILPVLEAVAKAGKPLLIVAEDIEGEALATLVVNTMRGIVKVAAVKAPGFGDRRKAMLQDIAILTAGTVISEEIGMELEKATLEELGQAKRVVITKDNTTIIDGIGDEAQIKARVAQIRQQIEDSTSDYDKEKLQERVAKLAGGVAVIKVGAATEVAMKEKKDRVDDALHATRAAVEEGIVPGGGVALVRAASKVAATLTGDNEEQNVGIKLALRAMEAPLRQIVTNAGEEASVVARNVKDGNGNYGYNAGTEQYGDMLEMGILDPTKVTRSALQFAASIAGLMITTECMITDLPKDEKLDPAAAMGGMGGMGGMM, encoded by the coding sequence ATGGCAGCAAAAGACGTTAAATTCGGCAATGACGCACGCATTAAAATGCTTAAAGGCGTGAATATTTTAGCAGATGCGGTAAAAGTAACTTTAGGTCCTAAAGGCCGTAACGTTGTGTTAGATAAAGCATACGGTGCGCCGACAATCACTAAAGACGGTGTGTCAGTAGCACGTGAGATCGAATTAGAAGATAAATTCGAAAATATGGGCGCACAAATGGTAAAAGAAGTGGCGTCAAAAGCAAACGATGCAGCCGGTGACGGTACGACAACTGCAACTGTTCTTGCTCAAGCAATCGTAAACGAAGGTTTAAAAGCAGTAGCGGCAGGTATGAATCCGATGGATTTAAAACGTGGTATCGATAAAGCGGTTGTAGCGGTAGTAGAAGAATTAAAAGCGATTTCTAAACCGTGCGAAACCTCAAAAGAGATTGAGCAAGTAGGTACTATTTCGGCCAACTCTGATGAAACTGTGGGTAAATTAATTGCGCAAGCAATGGAAAAAGTAGGTAAAGAAGGCGTTATCACTGTTGAAGACGGTACAGGTTTAGATGATGCATTAGATGTGGTAGAAGGTATGCAATTTGACCGTGGTTACCTTTCTCCATACTTCATCAACAAACCGGAAGCAGGTACGGTTGAATTAGAAAACCCATACATTATTTTAGTCGATAAAAAAATCAGCAACATTCGTGAAATTTTACCGGTATTAGAAGCGGTAGCAAAAGCGGGTAAACCGTTATTAATTGTTGCAGAAGATATCGAAGGCGAAGCGTTAGCAACATTAGTTGTAAATACAATGCGTGGTATCGTGAAAGTGGCTGCGGTAAAAGCACCGGGCTTTGGCGATCGTCGTAAAGCAATGTTACAAGATATTGCGATCTTAACCGCAGGTACTGTGATTTCAGAAGAAATCGGTATGGAACTTGAGAAAGCGACACTTGAAGAATTAGGTCAAGCAAAACGTGTTGTGATCACCAAAGACAATACAACTATTATTGATGGTATCGGTGATGAAGCACAAATCAAAGCACGTGTAGCACAAATTCGCCAACAAATTGAAGATTCAACATCAGATTACGATAAAGAGAAACTTCAAGAACGTGTTGCAAAATTAGCCGGCGGTGTTGCGGTAATCAAAGTAGGTGCGGCAACCGAAGTTGCGATGAAAGAGAAAAAAGATCGTGTTGATGATGCGTTACACGCAACTCGTGCGGCAGTTGAAGAAGGTATCGTACCGGGAGGTGGTGTTGCATTAGTGCGTGCTGCTTCTAAAGTGGCTGCAACCTTAACAGGCGATAACGAAGAGCAAAATGTCGGTATTAAACTTGCGCTTCGTGCGATGGAAGCGCCACTTCGCCAAATCGTTACTAACGCAGGCGAAGAAGCTTCAGTTGTTGCTCGTAATGTGAAAGATGGTAACGGTAACTACGGTTATAATGCGGGTACGGAACAGTATGGCGATATGCTTGAGATGGGGATTTTAGATCCGACTAAAGTAACTCGTTCAGCATTACAATTCGCGGCATCAATCGCAGGTTTAATGATTACTACAGAATGTATGATTACCGATTTGCCGAAAGATGAAAAATTAGATCCGGCAGCTGCAATGGGCGGCATGGGTGGTATGGGCGGAATGATGTAA
- a CDS encoding co-chaperone GroES produces the protein MTLRPLHDKVILKREEVETRSAGGIVLTGSAATKSTRGKVIAVGTGRLLDNGSVQALAVKVGDVVIFNEGYGVKSEKIDGEEVLILSENDILAIVE, from the coding sequence ATGACTCTTCGTCCATTACACGATAAAGTAATTTTAAAACGTGAAGAAGTAGAAACACGTTCGGCAGGCGGTATCGTTTTAACCGGCTCAGCGGCAACAAAATCTACTCGCGGTAAAGTAATTGCGGTTGGTACAGGTCGTTTGTTAGATAATGGTTCTGTACAAGCATTAGCGGTAAAAGTTGGTGATGTCGTTATCTTCAACGAAGGTTATGGTGTGAAATCAGAAAAAATTGACGGTGAAGAAGTGTTAATTCTTTCTGAAAACGATATTTTAGCAATCGTAGAGTAG
- the mutT gene encoding 8-oxo-dGTP diphosphatase MutT has product MNKPTIQVAAGIIRNEFGQIYLTQRLEGQDFAQALEFPGGKVDTGETPEEALKRELEEEIGIHVLSAFPYESFRFDYPTKVIEFFFYLVEEWVGEPFGREGQEGFWVAQADLDESEFPPANSRLIQRLKSEA; this is encoded by the coding sequence ATGAATAAGCCTACAATCCAAGTTGCAGCCGGCATTATCCGCAATGAATTTGGACAGATTTATTTAACCCAAAGACTTGAAGGACAAGATTTTGCACAAGCATTGGAGTTTCCCGGTGGTAAAGTGGATACGGGAGAAACACCGGAAGAGGCATTAAAGCGTGAGTTGGAAGAGGAAATCGGGATTCACGTGTTAAGTGCTTTCCCTTATGAGTCGTTCCGTTTTGATTATCCGACCAAAGTGATTGAGTTTTTCTTCTATTTAGTGGAAGAATGGGTTGGTGAACCGTTTGGACGTGAAGGTCAAGAAGGCTTTTGGGTTGCTCAAGCTGATTTGGATGAGAGCGAATTTCCGCCGGCAAATAGCCGTTTAATCCAACGTTTAAAATCAGAAGCTTAA
- a CDS encoding glycosyltransferase, with amino-acid sequence MAEMTFEQYLALLVEEQDSAATPFEWLAVLRKYDEIIRLLPDKAVLYHNRCTVLQNLGLYQLALKDANKAVELAPNYAIAWCNKAMLHNLLGDYLQGWQAYEWRWQTGLPAFEPLEINIPQWRGENIGDAKILFHVEQGFGDNIQFVRYALEMKRQGLNVVVLNHSGIENLLNYNLAQYGIETMQNGGRISGLAYHLPMLSAPLVFGSTLENIPYSSGYLQAQPEFLAKWHTKITACSSLKRLKIGVVWAGSAKHNRNASRSLPFELFSQLFALDADFHCLQKELNEADYKRSDLFENLHIWQQDIGDFSDTAALIAQMDLVISVDTSVAHLAAAMGKPTWIMLSYHPDFRWLLTRQDSPWYDSVKLFRQEASLNWQSVIKNIQQQLQQILKENT; translated from the coding sequence ATGGCTGAAATGACGTTTGAACAATATCTCGCTTTATTGGTGGAAGAGCAGGACAGTGCTGCGACGCCATTTGAATGGTTAGCGGTTTTAAGAAAATACGATGAAATAATCCGCTTATTACCGGACAAAGCGGTGCTATATCACAATCGTTGTACGGTATTACAAAACTTGGGACTTTACCAATTAGCGTTAAAAGATGCGAATAAAGCGGTTGAACTTGCGCCAAATTATGCGATTGCTTGGTGTAATAAAGCGATGTTACATAACTTGTTAGGTGATTATCTGCAAGGCTGGCAAGCTTACGAATGGCGTTGGCAAACCGGTTTGCCTGCTTTTGAACCGCTGGAAATTAATATTCCGCAATGGCGAGGGGAAAATATCGGTGATGCTAAAATCTTGTTTCACGTAGAACAAGGATTCGGCGATAATATTCAGTTTGTACGTTATGCCTTGGAAATGAAACGTCAAGGCTTAAATGTGGTGGTGCTTAATCATAGCGGCATTGAAAATTTACTCAATTATAATTTAGCGCAATACGGCATTGAGACAATGCAAAACGGTGGACGAATTTCAGGGCTGGCATACCATTTGCCGATGTTAAGTGCGCCTTTAGTATTTGGCAGTACACTTGAAAATATTCCTTATTCAAGCGGTTATTTACAAGCACAACCGGAGTTTCTTGCAAAATGGCACACAAAAATAACCGCTTGTAGTTCGCTAAAACGTTTGAAAATCGGTGTGGTTTGGGCGGGATCGGCAAAACATAATCGGAATGCTTCCCGCAGTTTGCCCTTTGAGCTGTTTTCACAGTTGTTTGCGTTAGATGCTGATTTCCATTGTTTGCAAAAAGAGCTAAACGAAGCGGATTACAAGCGGTCTGATTTATTCGAAAATTTGCATATTTGGCAGCAAGATATTGGTGATTTTTCAGATACCGCCGCATTAATTGCCCAAATGGATCTTGTGATCAGCGTTGATACGTCTGTCGCCCATTTGGCTGCCGCAATGGGCAAACCGACTTGGATTATGTTAAGTTATCACCCGGATTTTCGCTGGTTGTTAACTCGTCAAGATAGTCCGTGGTATGACAGTGTGAAACTTTTTCGCCAAGAGGCTAGTCTTAATTGGCAATCTGTGATAAAAAATATCCAACAACAATTACAACAAATTCTCAAGGAAAATACATGA
- a CDS encoding tetratricopeptide repeat protein produces MNSDLISIQQCSEQERFSYIYQQQQQASNPLELLAVLKLYDDFLGDFPQSILAYHNRSDVLKHLGFYDLALKDAEKTLELAPDFAMAWCNKAFILNTLGRYEEGWKAYEWRWKTAVETFQDTGWPIPRWQGEDIGQAKLLVYAEQGFGDNIQFVRYALEAKKRGLNIVVVNHQPLENLLNANLAQYGIATSKNGEAISGLKYYVSMMSLPHYFGTRLDNIPYAEGYLLPETDHFIKWQQKISACDSAKRLKIGVVWAGSPKHHRNAIRSLQFEQFLPLFEFDAEFHCLQKVVNEADYKRSEKLKNLHFWQDDLTDFSDTAALIAQLDLVISVDTSVAHLAAAMGKPTWVLISYHPDFRWLLAREDSPWYQSVRLFRQGFDFDWQPVITRVQQQLEQQYG; encoded by the coding sequence ATGAATTCAGACTTAATTTCTATTCAGCAATGTTCCGAACAAGAACGTTTCTCTTATATTTATCAACAACAGCAACAGGCGAGTAATCCTTTGGAATTACTTGCCGTGCTAAAGTTATACGATGATTTTTTAGGGGATTTCCCTCAGTCTATTCTCGCATACCACAATCGTTCCGATGTATTAAAGCATTTAGGCTTTTATGATTTAGCACTCAAAGATGCGGAGAAAACGCTTGAACTTGCACCGGATTTTGCCATGGCATGGTGTAATAAGGCGTTTATTCTAAACACCTTAGGACGTTATGAAGAAGGTTGGAAAGCTTATGAATGGCGATGGAAAACCGCTGTGGAAACCTTTCAAGACACTGGATGGCCGATTCCTCGTTGGCAAGGTGAGGATATTGGTCAAGCCAAGCTTTTGGTTTATGCAGAACAGGGCTTTGGCGATAATATTCAATTTGTGCGTTATGCCTTAGAGGCGAAAAAGCGAGGCTTGAATATTGTGGTGGTGAATCATCAGCCCTTAGAAAATTTGCTGAATGCCAATTTAGCGCAATATGGAATTGCCACATCAAAAAATGGTGAGGCGATTAGCGGACTGAAATATTATGTTTCAATGATGAGCCTACCGCATTATTTCGGTACAAGATTGGATAATATTCCTTATGCGGAAGGTTATTTATTGCCCGAAACCGATCACTTTATAAAATGGCAACAGAAAATAAGTGCTTGCGATTCCGCTAAAAGACTTAAAATTGGCGTGGTATGGGCGGGCTCGCCTAAACATCACCGCAATGCGATACGAAGTTTGCAATTTGAACAGTTCTTACCGTTATTTGAATTTGATGCGGAATTTCATTGCTTGCAAAAAGTAGTGAATGAGGCCGATTACAAGCGGTCGGAAAAGCTCAAAAATTTGCATTTTTGGCAAGATGATTTAACGGATTTTTCCGATACGGCGGCATTGATTGCTCAACTTGATTTAGTGATTAGCGTAGATACTTCAGTGGCACATTTAGCGGCAGCGATGGGCAAACCGACTTGGGTTTTAATCAGTTATCACCCCGATTTTCGTTGGTTATTGGCAAGAGAGGATAGCCCATGGTATCAGAGTGTACGCCTATTTCGTCAGGGCTTTGATTTTGACTGGCAACCGGTGATCACTAGAGTACAACAACAATTGGAACAACAATATGGCTGA